One Candidatus Thermodiscus eudorianus DNA segment encodes these proteins:
- a CDS encoding M42 family metallopeptidase, with protein MPYLETLAPDRTLLEDLILLPGAPGYEDRVRDYLREIASKYGKVEEDKIGNLLLHLGGRGPRIVIAAHMDEIGLVVTGIEDNGLLSFRKLGGIDDAILPARHVLVHGEKGAIPGVIGAEPPHLRFASRTTRQESQVKPWYELRIDVGAESGDEARELGVNVLDQVTFKKHISYLAGGRYVASRALDDRAGCAALVELARLIGSGVVNPKAEVILAWTVQEEVGLMGARALNRRLEPDLFIAVDTVTCCHPSVTGGLKLGGGPVLRAIDNAYVSPARLVKRIHATISDKGIPVQVSSAGGGTDAAAFHVAGVPSIAISSPLKYTHSLVEKMSLSDYANWVRSLAAIVEEGLEP; from the coding sequence ATGCCCTACCTGGAGACCCTGGCGCCAGACAGGACTCTCCTGGAAGACCTAATCCTCCTACCCGGCGCTCCAGGCTACGAGGACAGGGTCCGGGACTACCTAAGGGAGATTGCCTCGAAGTACGGGAAGGTCGAGGAGGACAAGATAGGCAACCTACTCCTACACCTCGGAGGGCGCGGCCCGAGGATAGTCATAGCAGCCCACATGGATGAGATAGGATTAGTGGTTACCGGCATAGAGGATAACGGGCTCCTATCCTTCAGGAAGCTAGGGGGCATAGACGACGCGATACTACCGGCTAGGCACGTCCTGGTGCATGGAGAGAAGGGCGCTATACCAGGCGTCATAGGAGCAGAGCCTCCGCATCTACGCTTCGCTTCCCGAACCACCCGGCAGGAGAGCCAGGTGAAGCCGTGGTATGAGTTGAGGATCGATGTGGGAGCCGAGTCGGGCGATGAAGCCAGGGAACTGGGGGTCAATGTACTGGACCAGGTGACCTTCAAGAAGCATATCTCGTATCTAGCCGGTGGTAGATACGTGGCCTCCAGGGCCCTCGACGATAGGGCTGGATGCGCGGCGCTAGTGGAGCTGGCCAGGCTCATTGGCAGCGGCGTTGTAAATCCAAAGGCCGAGGTGATCCTGGCCTGGACTGTGCAGGAGGAGGTCGGCCTCATGGGCGCCAGAGCCCTCAACAGGAGGCTTGAGCCAGACCTCTTCATAGCCGTTGACACCGTCACCTGTTGCCATCCCTCGGTTACGGGTGGATTGAAGCTCGGAGGAGGGCCGGTCCTGAGGGCCATAGATAACGCCTATGTGTCCCCTGCCAGGCTTGTGAAGAGGATCCACGCTACGATAAGTGATAAAGGTATACCCGTACAGGTCTCCTCGGCTGGAGGAGGCACCGACGCGGCGGCGTTCCACGTGGCTGGCGTCCCCTCGATCGCTATTTCATCGCCTCTAAAGTATACGCATAGCCTTGTCGAGAAGATGAGCTTATCCGACTATGCCAACTGGGTTAGAAGCCTGGCTGCAATCGTCGAAGAGGGTCTAGAGCCTTGA